gacacacacacagacagacacacatacggGGTGAACGTGAGTCTGAGCTAGCATGCAGCTGccatttgcatatattccaCTTATTCCCCTTTTTAACTGGCATGGCAGACAGATTGCACTAAAAGACATTAGAAACAAAACTGATTAAATTCACCAAAACATACATTAAATGTTTCCTGAAGCATTACACAGAACAGATGTTCTGAATCCTAAAACAGCCTGTACGTGCTGAATTATAAGGCAGTCTCTCCAGGTAGCTTCTGTGAAGGAACCGATTCTGCTgtataatgttgcccaaacctGTCTACTCAGTAGGTTAGCATCTagagccccctgctggtcaaacaAAGCATTGTCCATAGCCGGTCTTCTCAGTCCTTTCTCACACTTGGCTTTGGGGCTGAAAGCAAGACAAACGTCAGGGTGCATGAGCACATAAATCACACAAATGGCTGACTGTCCAGTAATAAGCATTACAGGCTAAGAAATGTGACTTTTCTCCCAACTGgattttcaaatgtttttgaGCTTCTCTGCCACTCTACTTTTACAGTGTTGGAAACTCTGCCCATTCTCACCAGACAATTCACCCTTTGAGGTTACAGTAAAATTCACTGTAGCACGATTTTAACAACATGGCCACAGCTACAGGGCTAAACTGGATGAGAGATTCTGCCACATAGGCACAAGTTACCCCCCACTGTGGGTGGACTGGAGGGCAGAGCTGAAGAAGTCTTACCGTTAGGGTTCTCCTGCTTGTAAAAAACCTTCAGCATCTCCACGGCTTCCTCAGCTCTGAACCCGGAGATgcactgggagggggggggtgtaagaGCATTGACTGAGTCAGCGTGCTTCCAACACCTggctctcctgctccccccaATGGTGAAGAGCGTGTGTAACGCCTCTAAtggctctcctgctccctccaatGGTGAAGAGCGTGTGTAACGTCTGTAATGGCTCTCCTGCTCCCCCTAATGGTGAAGAGCATGTATAACGTCTGTAATGGCTCTCCTGCTCCCCCTAATGGTGAAGAGCGTGTGTAACGTCTCTAATggctctcctgctccccccaATGGTGAAGAGCGTGTGTAACGCCTCTAATggctctcctgctccccccaAGAGTGAAGAGCGTGTGTAACGCCTCTAATggctctcctgctccccccaAGGGTGAAGAGCGTGTGTAACGCCTTTAATGGCTCTCCTGCTCCCACCAAGGGTGAAGAGCGTGTGTAACGCCTCTAATggctctcctgctccccccaATGGTGAAGAGCGTGTGTAACGCCTTTAATggctctcctgctccccccaAGGGTGAAGAGCGTGTGTAATGCCTTTAATggctctcctgctccccccaATGGTGAAGAGCGTGCGTAACGCCTCTAATGGCTCTCTCAGCCAAAACGCAGTACAGTCAGAGGGATTTCCGACTGAAGCTGCCAGAAAGCCCGTGACTGCACAGATACCTCTCAACCTGCCTGGGCACCGTGTTTCTTAATGGCATGCAAACAGCTTGGGAGCAGGGTCACAGAAGGCATGCAGCCCACTCTACCTTGAATGCCGTTCCGGTGTTTGGCAGCTCGTCCCCGGGGATGTCGAGCACCGACCCGCAGCCGCCGAATCTCTCGTTCTTACAGCCAAAGACCACCAGAGGGATGTCTGTCTTGCAGTCAAGGCTCGGCGTCTCTCAGCTGCCAGGCACCTGCTCACGGCGGCCCACTGATCCACGCTGGCAGGCATGTTCTCTTCACATTTGGTTTTCCTTCAAATACCCTTGATTGATTACCTTGAGCAGTCTTTCATTAACCCCTGTTGATTTTACATAAAAACAGACAACTAAAGCGCTAGAGAAAAGAGAGATGAAACATTCTCTCCCCAATGCTGAAAGTATTCTGCTGTTGCTCTCCGCAAAAAGTGTATCAAACTTCAGAATAGCTAAAATGGCACAGTAACAATATTACTTGTTCCTTATCCTTTAATTTTAGCACATCCCTGaccagaacatgcaaacactgCCCTCTACAATCCTAGTTAACATCATTCAGGATAATCCAGGAAGTAGACCGATCAGGTACCGGAGGCCATACTGTCCTTATGAGCAAACACTGTTAATTACGGTTCATATGGAGCATCTGCATTCAAATTGCCACAATACTGTTGCTTTTAGCGGGAAATACAAAATGAGAGGATTTCCAACTCACAACTCCACAGGTTGTAACGTAATAAATGTAAAGAAGCGCATCCGTCATATTTTACGAGGAAATACAACCATTCTTACAAATTGCTCATGAcagtaatataaaataaacagaggAATCAGTAACAGGAAAAACAAAGTCAATGTCTCCACCAGGAATGGCGGTAGTGCCCTCAGTGAGCCCAACTCTGACACTGTGTAGGATACTCATTAATCGCAAGGCTCCGGCACACATAATGCATGGCTCCACCGTCACATAGAGGACAGTCTGCCGTAGCACCTCCCCGGGGTCCCTCTGGGCCTTGTGGCACCAGTTCAGCACCTGATCCAAGGCAACCATCTCTGCATGGCGGGTAGCCTGTGGATGGGAGTTGGGAGAACGGAAAACATGGAGCGGATGAACGCCAGGCAGGCAGGTGGCCATAGCACCTAAGAAAATGGTCTTGCCGTACAATCAAACCTGTAAGAAACTTGTTAAGTTACCGaatctttaaataaataaccagACGATTTCCTACTTACATTTTTCGtttcattcacttcattccttcCTTTCCCCAAGATCTGGTTGTTGTACACCATCAGACATCCAACGGGTACTTCGCCCTTCTCTAAAGCCTCTTTAGCCTAAAGAGTAAAACCTGTAAACCTTCCGCAAAACGGGAGAACGCGAGGTGGAATACGGTCCATATCTTTCACGTTACCATATCAAAAGCTTTTTGCATCCAGCTCTCTATATCCTCTGATGACGGCTGATAAAAATTTTGGCAGACAACAGGGTCTCCCACGGATTCAGTATCCATGCTGACAGATTATAGTTATCAAACAACTTTTAACAATTAAAACATACTGAGAAATACCATCACAACAAACCTAAGGTTATCTCAAATGCGATTCAGCGTTTTAATTGCAattacaaatatttaaagatataAAGTAAACAGATACTCGTATACGTATATCCCGCTAAGTGCATTACTGTTAGATGCTCTTCCACTTGCAGCGAGTAGCTTTTCAGCTCGTGGACAGCGCGAGTGTTCACGTTGGAAATGCCGTTTCACTTTTCCCGTGGTTAAGAAAACTACATTTCTACATTTTAGTTATTCTTCATTGAGAAATATAGTAACCagacttaaaataaatattttaataaatcttaaatattatacattaatgTTATGATAAATATACCTTTATCTATAAAATAATAAGGAAAAACGACAGGATAGGAACTGTATTGCTGGTAAAAATAGATGCACACCGGAATATTTAGCGTGCCGAACCGAAAAGACAGTCTCAGCTTATCGCAGAATTACAGATCGGTTCTCAGGTTCTTTGCTCGTATTGATTTCTGTTCACTGGCTGTCTAACTGCTTGGGTTATGTCCTGGCTAAGTGGGATTAATAAAAGCCAGGAATTTTACTTATTTTGACTTTAAGGATTGTCGACAGTTCCGAGAATGTTGATGTCAACGTGGAGTTTTCTGAAGCGTCACAAAAGGAAATTTATATTTGCTGGGGTTTTCGTAGGAGGTAAGTGTTGATGAGCTCGCAAAGCTAGCTATCTGGACAGCATTGTTTTCGGATTAGCCAAACAGCGATGCCACTTGGAAGGTTTTAAGTGTTAACGATCCATCTGGCTAACTAGATAGCCTGAAGCAGGTCTCACATttgctaagggccttgctgaaatGGCTGTCACTTTGGATTCTTCTTATTTCAGGGAATGTAGCAGGTGAGTTATTTCAGGGACACTGCGGTTTTGTTAACATGGAGTTTTCTTCTCCGGCAAGGTGTTTATCTTTTGGGCAAGTATGCGCAGAAGAAAATTAGAGAAATACAGGAGCGGGAAGCGGCAGAGTACATCGCCCAGGCACGCCGCCAGTTCCACTTTGAGAGTAATCAGAGAACCTGCAACATGACAGGTGAAGCTCAAGTCTCTGCAGATTTTAGTCCGATCAAGTCCGCCCTAAGCGGAAGCTCTCGCATATTTTAAACTGCACTTTTTTAGGTCAGTGACATTTAACCGTGTTTACGATCAAAGGGGTTGTGGCTTTAAACACAGGGCACGGGTACCGTAAACGTGTTTTTAGGTCTcagatctgtttttttttctcgtaGTGCTGTCCATGCTTCCCACTTTGAGAGAAGCTATAATACATCACCTTAACTCGGAGAGCTTAACAACACTACTGAGGAGCAAGTGAGTGCGAAGACTGGCATCGAAATGAAATCGAGCCTCATTCAAAATGCCGGCTTCGTATTGATGGTTACTGTCTTTACAGGCCTGCGAATAAGCTAGAGATCTGGGAGGAcctgaaaatcatcagtaagtTGTTAGATCGAGGAAAAGAGGAAACAAAATGTCACTGCAGCAGTAATTATGTCATGATCGGTTAAAACATGTCCTAAGTAACTTCTGTGCTATCTCGAGGTTTCACGCGGAGCATAGCAGCCGTTTACAGCACCTGCATGCTGGTGGTCCTTCTCCGCATTCAGCTAAACATCATCGGCGGCTACTTGTACTTGGACAACTCCGTTAGCAAGAACGGAACGGTACGTGCCAGATCGGTACTGCACCTATCTGTATATTTCTGTGTatatctctctgtctctcttatCGTGACGTGGCTCTCCCAGACCCCCCAGGCCCCGCCTGACGTGCAGCAGCAGTACTTGTCCAGCATACAGCACCTGTTAGGCGACGGTAAGCGGCAGATCCCATGCTGCCCCCCCGTTTTGGACACCTACATTCCATGTCAAGTGCTTGGATTGCTGCAGTATGTTGTGCAGCGCATAGCGGACATTAACAGACCACCTCTTGTTTTCTCTGATTCGTTTCACTGAAACGGAAAGCTAAGTTGCAGATAATGGAATGACAGGGAAGCATTTAAGCCAGGCCTGGTTTTCatttctcccaggtagttagtttaacgattactgattctgattggccagaggcttcacacttggctcatgggtaaaggaaggctggaaaatcagcagggcttggACTTTGAGGACCGTGTTTTGAATAGCCCTGCGTTATAGTGTCTGCAGTTTATAGAAAATGCTATGAGGAATTAAAAACATCCAGTAAAAGGCTAATTGAAGCCATCAGGAAGGCAACAAAATATGCAGAATGGCTTTTCTGAATCCACAAGTCATCTACCCATGAACCAGTTCTCCCAAAATGAGTACTTTATCTATACAATAAAATGGACAGTCAGTGTATAGAGTGCATTGTCATGCAAATCACGCTGGTCTGTGTTTCACACTGTCCTGTCTGCCCTAAGGTCTAAATGAACTGATGACTGTGGTGAAACAGGCCGTACAGAACGTGCTGGGCGGGTGAGTCCTTTGCTGTTTCAGATGTTGGCTCAGAGACCGTTGACATGGCAACCGCTGCGGCATTGTCCATTCAGAAATTTGCATGAATTCTGATGTCCCGAACGTAAATGTGTGTGATCGTTCAACCCACAGGATCTCCCTGAAACAAAGCCTCTCTCTGCATGACCTTGAAGATCACCTGCACCAAATCAGAGCACTTGTAGAGGAAGGGTATGAAGGTTGGGCACAAAGACCCCTCTGTTGGTACATGATGCCCGATGAGGAGACCACACTGGCAGCTCAGGTAACAGGTCCAGCACCTTAAATCATCTCCCATTTAATTTATAACCCAGTGATTAGCCTCCTAACCAgtattaatgatattaataatAGCCATAACAGCATTTGTTGAGCTGACATAACTAGAGTAATTTACAGTGTTATACTAATAAAGGTGTTATAAATGAAGAACAGTTTGAATGGGCAGAGGGTAAGCATCACAGAATGAAAAGTACGGCACGCTAAATAATCTCAGTAATCCGCACAGATGTTGTCTTTCTGGTGAATCTGGGATGtcttcctttgccgccccctaGAGGACGGGCTCcacctttgagtctggttcctcccaatgtttcttccttctagggagtttttccttgccactgtcgcctctgacTTGCTCATGGGGGGTTTTGGgtggggataatgtaaagcgctttgaaacaatgtaatgttgtgaaaatgcgctatacaaacaaatttgaattgaattgattgTATTTGTTGCAGGCATGTGGTCTAACAGAAAAGGACGTTTCAACTATAAAGCTGTTGAATGAAACCAGGGATGTGCTGGAAAGGTGCAAGTCATCGTAATGTTTCACCAGACCACAAATTGGTGTCTTACCCTCCCGAATAGCTACAGAAAAAAACTCTTTAATTGCTGTTAATTCTTTTTGCAGACCTGTAAGTCCCATTTTGCCTGTGCCTGGCTGAAATGTGCACCTCTCTGTCCTCAACAGCCCCGACTTCAAGACCGTCCTCGACACCTGCCTGAGTCGTGGCTTTAGTCGTTTCCTTGACAACATGGCTGAATTCTTTCGGCCTCACCAGCTTGACTCCATGCATGCCGGCACCCCCGACAGGTCAGAACTATCAGCCGTCTGATGACACGTTGAATCAATGTCTCATTAGGTTCTTGTTGTCTTTGAAAGATCATATTTAGCAGTTGTTCCAGTGCTGCTTACACTTTTACATTTATTGGAAGTTCACCGTATCAGCACTTATGCCTGGTTGACTCATTGACAGCTGTATATTGGTAATTTGTCTCGCTCAtaaattgctttggataaaagcacctAAATAAAGTATTTGTATATTAGACTTTCCTACAGTGTCGAGGTAGCACAACAATAGATGGCCAAGTTGGCGTCAGTGTTGGGCAGGTTTTCTTGTGGCATTAGGAGGTACTAAACCTGGATTGGCTTAAAGAAACATCTGATTCAATGACAGTGTTCCCTCATACCCAGAGAAAAAGCATTGGGTGAAGTACTATCCATCGCTTAGTCATGTCTCTTTAAACCTGCCTGGGCAGTGCATGAATTCCTTCCCATCATCTTTGTCTTGTAGCCTCTCTCATATCCAGCTACCCCTCGCCAAGATCATCCCCATTGTGAATGGACAGATACACTCAATATGCAGTGAAATACCAAGTCACTTTGTGCAGGTAAAGAGCTTCTGCAACTCGGTGTTGATAGTCACTGATAAGGGACACTGTAAAATGACAAACTACAGTGGAATATGCACTTTCCATAAATGTTGAAAATATTTACGTAGTTGATTAAAAGCTGGTCGTGTTTCTCTTTAAGGATCTTCTGATGGTCGATCAGTTGAAGGAGTTTTCTGCCAATGTGTACGAAGCATTTAGCCATCCGCACGAACTTCAGAAATGACCGGCCGGGACCAGAGCGCCGCAGATACATTCCCCTCATGTCGACTTCTTTCGGGGTCTCCCAGCGTGAACTCCCTTCCCATAATTCACTTGGAGTGGGGAGGTGAAGCACATTCAATTGCCTTAGGGAGTTCTCTCTAAcaagaagttccggaactgtcGGTCTTCATTTCCATATGTTTGGGTGTTGCAGGCCGATATAGAATGTGTCACCGTGTCTTGGAATTGCCCACTCCTGCGGAGGTTTGGAGAGCGCCAGCTCAGAGGTGCTCAGCATTTTGGGGAATCTATGTAATACATCACAGTCATTgtccctccatccattttccccTCGATGAGACACATCTTAGGACACTTCCTAGATTTTGTAaatcacaacccccccccacagctgccAGTCTATGTCATAATGGCAGTAAATTAAGTCGTGTATGCGATCCCCCACCCCAGCTAAAGTACATGTACTGTACTGCCTTTGGCAGAGTAGTTTGTGGTCTGTGCTGTCTGGGTGTCAGGTTATAAGACTAAGCAATGACAATGTGTGACATCATTGCCTGACATTTAGACAGCTTCACAgttgcttggggggggggggtggctttggTACTCTACcttttattatttgaattccCGTTTTAGCCTAATGCAGTAATGTTGAAAATGTAAACGGGTTGTGATAAAGAACATGAGAACATGAATATTTTTAATGAACACGGTGGTGAAACCATCAGGAATATTGTGGTTTTTAACACGGTTTGGTTTACGTTATTTGGtccagtgtttttctttttttttccctcatccATCCTTTTCAGTGAACTCATTACGGCAGTGACTCTATCGCCAATTCCTTTATATTACTGAATTCAATAAACTGACCTAGACTGGACTATTCTTTCCTGGTGTGAAGCGTTATTAATTGATTTGTGTTTCAGTTTATTTCAGACATTCTTAGGCATATCGGTTTCTCAGAGGTGGCAGTGACAGCCTGCCGTCCCGGGGGCGGTATAGCTGCGGCGATAAAGGATGCTGAGCTTCTTGCCGGTAAATTATTcagccacagaaaaaaaaggatTTCCGGGATATTACGCATCTTTCGCAGGTGACCCGAAGCTGCTGAAATTTACGGGAGATTTCGGAAACTTCCTGGAGAGGAGAAATGTTTGTTTACTGAGAAAATACACGTACCAAGCTTTAGTCCTTGAGTTGAGTTTCCGATTGATGTTAGATGTCAAGGGCGTGGGTAGAAATTGGAAGCATATGCCTGGAGCAGTAACTGTAATAAAGAAAATTgtaacaaaaaatgtattttacacagACCCCCTGCAGCAGTTAGGTGTCCTGGGGCAACCATTACGGGTATTAAGGGCACGTACACATGCAAAGCAGTTGAGTAACCAGTTCTTTAGTTGTGGTTGCGGTTTTCTCATTTGTGGAGGTTTTTTCCTCCTCCTAGACTTCCTCAAATGGGATCTGACCTGATCCGGCCACTGGCACGGTGTCTGTGCAGCCTGGGCATGTCCTCGCCGTGTTTTACCGGATCGGTCCCAGGGTTTCCCACCCGCGGCGTCTGCATGTGTGCGGTGATCGCCTTCCTGTCCAAAGTGCACCTCAATCGATTCCAAAAAGTATAAAACCATTTAATAATCTGTCGATAGTGCGCCACTTGCATGCTTGATTGTTCaagtatttttttccaaatgcTAATGGAAATCTGATGACTGCGGGTCTTctaatcatatatatataaagttcGTCTTAAGCGATTCTGAAGAAATAAACCGATATGGAGCATTCTTGGAAATTTCTGATAAGCCACACCGTTACGGGATACACCCAGAACGGCAAACCAGCATTCAGCCGCTCCCACAGCAGCGATGCCGGCATCTTACGTATTGCCGGAAAAAGACGAGTCCACGGGTGCTGCAGCATAAGGTCACCTTCCTGACATTTTCACTAACAGCACGTCACCATACTTTGAGACTGTTTTTTTCATAAGCTTTGATGATCGGAATATGGAGGATGATCACACCGTCACCGGATTGTTTGTATTTCCCGGACGTATGAATAAATGTATGACGCAACCACGCTGTACGAACACAAGGTGGCGGGATTTCCAAAAGAGCTGCTTTGCGGCGAATGAAGCTCAGTTTGAGCTTCGGGCCTTTCTCTTTCtgaattataaacatataaTTATAATTCTGAATTATAAACATATTTTGATCCCAATAGATGTCATTTTGCCATATCTTTCAGTACCTCCAATGATTATGGTACCCTTTGGGAACGGGTTAGTTTTTCTTATTACCTCTTCTTTATTTTATTGGCCAGACGATTCCTCATTTTGATAAATAGGCCTATGTAAGATGATGAAATACTAAGGGAGACCGGGTTTGGTTGGCCATTGCAATTGGTTGGCACAGCAATAATTTCCAAGAGAGTAGAGAAAGAATTTGGAAAAATCCAACATTATGAAGTGTGTTCCCATGAACTACATCCACCCATCTTGTCAAGAGATCGGAAGACTGCACACTGCTAAGGGGGCGATCGCATTTGTGTTTTAGGTTATCTATAATGTCTAATTTCATGTGTATCTGATTGAAATACTGGGGGGAAAATATACCAAATAAAGATGGAGATTAGCTATATTTTGTGCTAAGATTTGAAAGCCTGGTAAGTCATGCCAGGCAGATTGGTATCCTGAAGTGCATACGGGGCACAGTTTGGGTTGGTTGGTACCTAATGCACAGTGTATTTTAATAGTACCTTTTGCTCAAAAGTTAAAAACACATTACTTGAAAAATCACTTGGAGAAATAATGTAAGATGACACGATTAAAATGCTCAGTGGcaaaaaattaattgtttcaTTGCTGTTCCTATTAGTCTGCTAGACTGTGTTTAAATTCATTAGATATTTTGAGAATTTTACGGAACCAGAAGCTTGATTTCACTGACAGTGGTTGTCTGATTTTAGTTTGGATTAAAGCAAAAGTTCTGGTTATGTTTGTATGATGCTAGATTCTTACAAAATTCATAGAATATTAATGTTGTGCCAACCAATGCCGTATTGACGCTGGTTGGCACAAGTGcacaacattttttaaaaatagattaCTAAACTATTTACAGCAACTGTTTTCTGTAATCTAATATGTCTGATTTTTAGTTGTGGTTTTAAGGATTAATTTGCAGTAGCAAGGTTATCATAAAGTAATAGAAGTCTGAGATATTTCAAAaaggaccccccccaccccccctgcccagAGGGCCCTACTTGCCAACTGAAACAAAGCATGCAGTATAATCACAACATTGCTGATATATTTGGGCAATAGTAATATGAGATGAATTTCACAATGGTGTAAAACAAACAGTAGTGCATGTAATGTGTGTGTTATGGAAGAAATAATAAGCCAAGGTGATCCATAGGTGCATTAAAAGATCTGTGATGAGTCTTTTGTTGCATAATTTCAACTTTGGTTGTTCTGGATGACTTGCTGACTGAGAAAATATGCGAAAGGTCATTTATATGCGGTGCGTGAGCCATTGTGGTTCAGGAATGCCACACCTGCCTTGAAGCATTACTCATAACATCTTGACAGATCAGTACAGAAACTGTCGAGTAAAAATAATTGATATCAGTAAatatgcaacaaaaaaaaatcgcaTTGTTTGAGTACCTGCTCAGGTGACTAGCAGAATGGCACGCGAGCTGTGATTTGACTTATTCGGTTTCATTTGTAATTAAATGCTATTGGTTGTGTAAATGAAACTCTCAATCTAGGGATTTTTTCCAACATGAAATATAGGTATTCCAGGTGCACTGGGGACCCTTAGCTGTGTGTTTTTAGAGGTAGATTAAGCTAATAAATCCCCCAGATAAATCCCCATGTCTCTTCTACACAGGCAATCATAACAAGGCTTGAAATGGGAAATGATAATTCACTTATGCATTTCAGtcttaaatgcaaaaatacagtATGATTTGCACCATTTCATCCCCCAATCTTCCATGACCGCTAGTATAGTACTTGTATAGTTATCTATAAGCACTTGTATGGCTCATGGTTGGAGTCTAGAGCctatcacaggaagcacagggaatAAGGCAGGGAGACACCCTGGTGAGATGAattgccagttcatcacagggtaCGTGGTGTAACAGAATTTTACACCAAGGgtaacttccatccatccatattccaaaACCACTTTTCCTATTCAGagctgcagggggtccagagttTGTCCCAAAGGCTAcgagtgcaaggcagggaacaacctagaATGGGGCCCAACCCAACGTAGCAAGGGTAACTTTAACTTTAATAACAGATTAATAATAGGAATATAGGCAGTAGATAATCACACTTAAAGCCAATTATGCATGAGAATAGTATAGTCATGCAGTTAAAGTGTTCCATGTCAAGAAGAAAGGGTCTTTGCAAAGCCTCACAACAGAACCATTGTACTGCAAGCTCACTGAATGTTCCATAACAATGAGGGAGTTTCCAGCAAACACATTGTCACATGATTTGCTCTGAACGTGCTCTTTGTGGCGTTTTACAAAACAGGAAATTCccctgtcacatgactgtgtgtATGAAGCTGTCCTGTGACACTCTGCCCTGTGCCGAAACTGTTGTCTCGAAATCCCAGAACTCTTTCAATTACAG
This window of the Paramormyrops kingsleyae isolate MSU_618 chromosome 19, PKINGS_0.4, whole genome shotgun sequence genome carries:
- the adat2 gene encoding tRNA-specific adenosine deaminase 2; protein product: MDTESVGDPVVCQNFYQPSSEDIESWMQKAFDMAKEALEKGEVPVGCLMVYNNQILGKGRNEVNETKNATRHAEMVALDQVLNWCHKAQRDPGEVLRQTVLYVTVEPCIMCAGALRLMNIPLVVFGCKNERFGGCGSVLDIPGDELPNTGTAFKCISGFRAEEAVEMLKVFYKQENPNAPKPSVRKD
- the pex3 gene encoding peroxisomal biogenesis factor 3 — encoded protein: MLMSTWSFLKRHKRKFIFAGVFVGGVYLLGKYAQKKIREIQEREAAEYIAQARRQFHFESNQRTCNMTVLSMLPTLREAIIHHLNSESLTTLLRSKPANKLEIWEDLKIISFTRSIAAVYSTCMLVVLLRIQLNIIGGYLYLDNSVSKNGTTPQAPPDVQQQYLSSIQHLLGDGLNELMTVVKQAVQNVLGGISLKQSLSLHDLEDHLHQIRALVEEGYEGWAQRPLCWYMMPDEETTLAAQACGLTEKDVSTIKLLNETRDVLESPDFKTVLDTCLSRGFSRFLDNMAEFFRPHQLDSMHAGTPDSLSHIQLPLAKIIPIVNGQIHSICSEIPSHFVQDLLMVDQLKEFSANVYEAFSHPHELQK